The window AAAGAGAATAACAGTGAGTAGTCAGTTACAAATAAGTCAATTCATGTTTGGATTTTACTTGTTTAAAATTATATAGTAACTTAAATACTTGTGAGACTATTTGAAGCAACTTCTTGAAAGTGTTTTTGACATGTTCATAAGTTATTTTCCGCTTACTAGCTATCCAAGATAACTTATAAAACCAgcttatatataatttattgtttatgtaaaaacaatttaattttttttaaataatattgctTTTTATGTGTTTCAACAATTTAGGGTGTTCCTATGTAAATTTCAGCAACCATTCTTCACAGACTAATACCAGTTATGGAGGTGATAATGAAGAGGGGTATGTATGTTGGAATTtaaccaattattttattttatgtttattttttatattttatatgttCCGAAAGTTATTCTTGATGTCAACATGTCAGTATCGATGTCGTGTctaatatttatgtttatgtttatgtttctgtGTCGAGGTCAACATGTCAGTGTCAAAGTCGTGTCTAATGTATGTGTCTATGTTTCCGTGTCAATGTCGTGTCTAATGTCCGTGTCGATATCGTGTCTAATTTATGTGTATATGAGTATGACTATAATTTGCATGAGTCAAATTACCATCTAAATCTTCTTGCCTATGTAATTAGCATTTTAAATCTAATGTTTACTCAACTTTTTGTACTTCCTAACTAGTTTACCTGATAATTAATAGGGAAATCCCAATAGCTGAGGCACTTAAGCAACAAATTGAAGTTCAAAAGGGATTAGAAGAGCACTTTGAGGTATTCTAATTTCTATCACTTTTCTAACCAAGTTATATTATTTGTTCAATTCTAAATAATTCCTTGTCAATAGGTAaacaagaaattgcaaatgagaaTAGAGGCTCAAGAGAAGTATTTTCAGGCAGTGTTAGAGAAAGCACAAACAAGTCTTTCACAAGTTGGACAAAGCAATCTTGAATTCAACTCAGCTTTATCAAATTTCAtggaaaatatgaacaaagataGTAAAGAAAACATAATAGACATCAATGAGTTTTATAATAAGAATCATAGTTCAGTTTTCAATTATCAAGAAGTACTAGGAGCAGAAGAAAATAAAGAACTAAGGCCTCAAGTTGTAGGGGATTCAATTCAGCTAGACTTAAACATCAAAAGTGGCAATGAACTTTTATGTGTAGATGGAGCTGAAATGGAATCAAAGATGGTTTCATATAGGGTATTCCAATTTTGAATTATCATATGTTTAACCATTAATCATTGAATATTCTACTTCCCCTACATATATTCCATAATTCTCACCCTTTCTCTTGTTGGATAAAGTTGCATATTAGGATTAACATAAATCATAAAATGTTAATGATTTCTCTCATATAGTTCTAGTCTAAGTTTCTATCTTAGACAAGCTACATgcatatttgatttttataaatcTTAATTTTCTATCTTTGTGTACACCATATAAATcataattgatttttatatttccCAAGCACAAGCTATATGTATATTTGATTTTCATTttagagaaaaaaagttttaaaagtgtaaaattaaaaaaaattggaataaaataaactttgataAATTCTTAAACAGAGATTACAACCGATTCCAAAGGAATCCAAGAAACTCCAAACACCCACTACAAAAAAAACTGACCTATTGTGACATCCAGATTTAGTGACGCTTAATTTTTGTCACTACATGTTACTTTTACCTACAGTCATATTACTTTTACCTATGGatatatatcttattttattaatattttgaataattttatacaTTACTTTTACCTACACCGATATTACTTTTACCTACGACTctattttactttattaaatttttaaataattttatattataaataaataatatttttttataaattataaaattattattttcattaaaaaaaacgtAAAACTtaaggtttttgtttttttcattgtCAAAACTCACCTTTACTAAttactaattaaaaaattaaaaattaaatttaattataaaatatatgtaaattaaatttaattataaaatatatgtttttatacTAATTAGGACAAACAGGGTAGTATTgtcattttcatttcaatttcagctTGCAACTTGCTGGTGGAAGCGATGTAAATCTGAAATCGTAGAATCCACCGTGAACTCTCTGTTCAATCGCCGCCACCGTGAACTCTCTGTTTAATCGCCGCCACCGTCAACTCTGTTCAACCGCCGCCACCATCAACTCTGTTCAATCGCCGCCACACAACTCGActctttctttctaaggttttctCTCGCCCTCTCAAATTGAACCGAATCATAATTCTTGAATTGTGTTATCGTAATTGAAATCATTGGAAACCATAACTATATGGATTCACGATTGTTTTCAATTTATTGTGTAGTTAATTTATGTATCCTGAAATCAATTTACGATTTCGATGgtttttattttcttcatcattGACATTGTagtggttgttgttgtttgatgatttgtgaaagatgagaaaaatgattagaaatttttattaggttaaaccaTAGTGAGAGTATTCTAAAAGTCATGTCTTGTTATTCAGCTATGTCATTTGGATTCAATTCCTACATCTCTGCTTAATTTTCTTCGGCTTCTGGATTTTACTTTTGTGGGTATTGGTATCAATCATAATTTGGTTAAGCTTGAAAAAGAGTATGGGATTAGATGCAGAAATGCTGTGGAGCTTGGACCTTTGGCTGTTACTCTCATGAAAATGCCTCGTTTGAGTTTTTGTCGTGTTGATGAATTAGCTTTTGCAGTTAATAAGCATGATCTTAGGAATTACAGGCCTTTAATAACTCTCTATAAGGATTGGGGTCAAAGTAACTTTGGTAAAAAACTTGCTACTATTAATGTTTATTCTTATTACATGATTAGGAACACATTGTTTAGTGCTGATAGTTAATCAAGTTTTCCCTTATCTTGCAATGGTTTAGTTGCTTTTTCTATTCAATTTGATTGTTGTTGGATTCCAATACTGTTTATCATCAATGATGATTTTATCTTCTATTAGAATTGTTTGAGTTGGTAGTACCTTATATTAATCTCAACAAATTAAAAGACAAGCAATAAAAGAACCTGGTTAAGTTCTTTAGGATTTTGAGTTTTTAGAATGTACTACTATCTCTAATTGGTTATAAGACTGTCATGTTGCAACATCCAAATAAACGTTCTAATCCTTTCAAGTGTCTTAAGCCTCcagattaggggtggcaaaacgggcccggcccgttgggcatgcccgttttacccgcactttagtgcggggcgggcctaggttttaggccctcaccctctaatgtgaccgccccgccccgccccgttttcaacgcgggcttttgcgggcatgtgcattttcataaatttttatgtttttaggcttaaaaggtgcaatgcccgcgggctttgccCGCCCCGccttcacttttttgcggggcggggctaggttttaggcccgcatcttcaactatgcccgccccgccccgtttatttgcgggcttttgcggggcgggctaaACGGGCGCGGGCATGCCCATTTGCCACCCCTACTCCAGATCATGTTCCAAATATTAGAATATGTGTTGTCATTGAATTTATATCAAAGGCACTAGAAACATTGAAGTTTCCACTACTAGTGCATGTCCACATACAGACATCTTCCCCATAAACTTTAGTAgaaatttttattaggttaaaccaTAGTGACAGTGTAGGTGTCGGTATCTGACACAGTATCATGTGATTAtgttaaatttttcattttttaaaattattactgATATCGACGTGTAAATATAGTATCGACGTGTAATATTGGTGTTAGGGACTAAATTGGGCCTTACTATTATAGCTTACTATTAAGATGTTAGGTACTAAGTtgatgttttttaatttttaatactttaaagcTAAATTGATGAgttttatatactattttaatCCAACTGTTGACGCAAATTTGGTCCAACTATTTTAATCCTAAGCTCTCAAATAGGTTATTAGCCATAGTAAACGTGGAGTTTCCCTCTCTTTTCTTAATCACCACATCAAtatattttacaattttattgTACATTAAGTTATGGTATACATGAAAAATTGCTTCAATGTGTATCAGAATTTTTGCTTGCCGGATCCATGAGTGGTTGTAATTGGTTGAGTTTATTTTGATTGTGAGATCTTATAGAATTCACTTGGAGCCTCCTTTAATGGTGTAGGCCGCAAGATATTCAGATCCGtgtgatgcatatgctgccattGCTGGAGAGTCTTTGATTGAGATCAATTTAAGTACTGTAACAAAGGTCAATAAAGGAAAGGGAACTTCTGGTGTATCTGCTACCAACGGTCTAGATGTTCAGCTGAAGGAGTTCTTCTCTTGGACTTTTAGAAAGCATACTTTCTATCTTCAATGTTTTGCTAATTCTAAGTTAACATGTTATTTAACTACACAGGTGCAGTTCAGAATACACTTAAACTTAACATGAAAATCCAAGTAGGGGAGCTACAAAATGAAAAGAACATTGTACCTACATCTGTAAAGATCGAATTGATTCATAAACTAGCTTCTTCTGGATTATCTGTTATCGAGGCAACGAGTTTCGTATCGCCCAAATGAAACCTTCTATCTTAATTgcagtgatgatgatgaagagtaTACAGCAGAGACATTCCCATGGAAGAGGCAAACAAGAAACTTCTCCCAAGATGAATCCTTAAACCAAAAGGCTAGTACCAAAGCGAGGAAATCGATGAAATTTGGAATGATCGACGATTCATTCTCTGAATACCAGTATAGTCCAAATTTCAAAAACAAAGACATTCCAAATTCAACATATAAGGTAATTCAATGGCTACAGTAGATTTCAATTTTTCTGTAGTAGGCTTTACATTATCATATTTCTTTGGCTTGTAGAAGTTAGCATTGTTACCGAATTTTAATAATTCGATAATGGACAATGTAGTTTCTGGAAGGTATACCGAGGTCCGTAAAGATTGTGGAAGTTGGTACAAGAGATGGATTACAAAATGAAAAGAACATTGTACCTACATCTGTAAAGATCGAATTGATTCATAAACTAGTTCCTTCTGGATTATCTGTTATCGAGGCAACGAGTTTCGTATCGCCCAAATGGGTTCCACAGGTACAATGACTATACATTATGTATTGTATACTGATGTTTTTCAAGAATCCTTTCTGTCtgattttctgtcttttatttctCCGCCTTTTCCAATTGGCCGATGCAAAGGAAGTAATGCAAGAAGTTCGTCGCCTGAGAGGCGTCAGATTGCCGGTTCTGACTCTGAATCTAAAGGTACGTATATATCAACTAACCATAAATCGAAAGGTTTTTATTCAGAATGTTGATTGATTGGTTACTTTTTGTAGGGTTTTGAAGCTGCTATTGCAGCTGGTGCAAAAGAAGTAGCTGTTTTGAAGCTGCGCTATTGCAGCTGGTGCAAAAGAAGTAGCTATTTCAGCATCACCAGATCTGGTAGTTACCGCGCTGTAACTTCTTGGTAAATTCTCGAACCTTCCAGTAGAATCTATTGGGTTGGTGTAGTTGAGGTTGTTACCGCACTTTGTTATGCTTCTTACGTACATGTCTTTGGCTCTTCCTAGTAATCTTATCGGTTTTGTTATTATTCTCACCATcatgttttgtttttgttctttcccacttttcctcatggcttcaattcttcaactgaaaaatatacaaaaaaacaaacaaagaattTGTGAAATAATGATAAAATGGATATAGGAGGAGTTGGTgaaataaagagaggatttatttatttgtttatttaatgaatgaataaaTTGTGTTACTAATTTGGAAGTGTTAGGAGGGAAGGTGGGTATGAAGATGTGAATTATATTCAGAGGACACCTGATAAGATCAAACGTGTTAGCATTTTACTATTAATAATAAGAATGATTGGACTTTATGttatactacctccgttcctttttataagagaaaagtcactttttaggttcattggataaccaatgtatttggtctgtttatagactagatacactGATTATTCAACGAACCTAAAAAGTGagttgtctcttataaaaaggaacggaggtagtattatATTAAGGTAGGTGTTGGATTAGATGGAACGCTAATGTTACTTGAATTCATAGtattttgttttgacttttttgtaCAAGGATACGTAAAATTAACCTGAATATTCATTTATTACTATTAACAAAGTTAATGTTCTGGTATGAATCGTCATTATATTTAGAAGAAAATTCATGTTATATTGTGAAATAGTCCAATAGACCATTTCTGATATTGATTTATCACGTTTCTTAATTTTGTAGTATGTGTGAATTTCTTAAAGGGCCCGAAAAGAGAGGACGGGTGCGTTGTCCTGGCAAGCTTCCCCGACATGCCAGTTTTAGCTTCAATGCTGATAATAGAGTTGCAACATTAGAGAATTTGCTTGGAAATCTAATTTCTATTCTTCAAGTGCGGTTTTCTGAAGATCCACAAGTTAACGAGGTCTTACGAGCTATAACTGAAGAGGTTTGATTTTGTGTCACCTATTGACCACAATCCGGTGAAGTTCATCTCAAGATACTCTTCACCTCCCTTTGCCATACTGATGTTTACATGAAAGTGAAGATACaagaatattaaaatacaaatatatgTGATTTAAGTAAATTGAATGAAACTTTCTATgttgaaatatttgaatttaatgtAAAATGGGATAATTTTTTCATTTTAGTGATTTAACTTTGTCACGgttcttaatatattttaaaatatttataatcagtcattcaattttaatattagtaatatttgtcaatgtaaaattataaatttattatattttcatttaataaaatttttgTTTATCGAAGTTTTAGTGgtagcaaaaataaaatttttatttaaaaaaaaatgaaaatttatatAAGTTTTAGTGACACCTAAAAAGTCGTAGGTATAAGTTTTACTAATTATAATACTAGGATAACCTATAGTGACAGTCTATAGTTGTAGGTAAAATTTTGTCTGTAGCTAAAAGTTACAGTGACATCCAAATTAGCGTCACACCACACCCCCTTAAAGTTGACGCCAAAGGAGGGTGTCACTAAAAGTTTTGCAGACATTTAGCTACAGATTATTGACTTTTAGTGACAACTTTTGAGTGTCACGGAaagtcaattttcttgtagtgacctAAGCCTTCTACTCTATCTACTTTATCTCATTTTATATCTTCTAAATGATATATATTGTTTCGGCCACACCAACTTTCAGCAATTGTCTCTTCCACTCTTTCTTCTCGGTATCTTGAGTAAGCCAACCTTTCTCTATAGACCAACCTATAGGGTCTCTTTGATAACTGAtctaaattaaatcaaaatagttttccaaatcTTCTTAGTCTTTGCGCAGTTAAAGAAGAGATGATCCAAATTTTCAGACTGATTACACATGATACAAATTCCATCAGTTTTAACCCTAAACCTCAACAATCTGTCCGTTGGCAGTTTATCTTGCAGAGTCATTCAAAGAATAAATTTAGTTTTTGGTCTAGCATAATTTGGGTGTAGCATTTTATGCCACTCCATATTAACTTTATCACCTCATATCTCCTTGTACATGGCAGTTGTGCTATACTTACCATTTTGGATTTCTTCCTCCCAATACTCTATCTTCTCTACAGTTCCCCTgcattttagaatattttttacaATCCAAGAGTAGTTTTTTGCACCCTGCCATCTCATTATGTCTTCCCCTTTGATGTAGGACTCATTCAGCCATTTGACCCACAACTTATCAGATTTAGCCTATAGATTCCATAGAAACTTGTTAATGGTCGCTATATTCCATTCTATAATAGATTTGACATTCAACGCACCTGCTTTCTTAGAATAAAAAACTCTGTTCCAAGCCACATAAGCTTTTCTCCTCACTTTCTTTGTCCCACTCCATAAGAAGTTTGTACAAATAGTTTCAATTTTCTTAATCACTTTCTTGGGCATTGGAAAGATATGCGTCCAATAAGCAATTATAGAGAAAAATACATGTTTAATCAATTGGAATCTCCTTGCATAACTCAATAATTTTGCAGTTCAATGTCTAATTCTATCCACAATTTGATCAATTAGAGGCTCACATGGATACACAACCAGATTTATACTAGATAAAGGGACACCTAGGTATTTGAAAGGAAGCTTGCCTATAGAGAAATGTGTAGTGTCTTTTATCTTCTGTTGGATTTGCTCAAGCACACCCCCAAAATAAACTTTACATTTTGCTATATTTGTCTTTAGCCTAGTAGCTTCTGAGAATTGATTGAGTTCATTCATCAAGAGTTGAATTGATATCTCAAGCAAAAAGGACCAGGTCATCagaaaaacaaatatttgttaTTGAAGGTTCAATGAAACACAAGAAATGTGGGGTTTAATTGTGTTCCTTGATTCATAGCTTTTTCGTGAACCCAAATACAAACAACACAAATTTAACAATGATAAAGAACACAAGTATTTATCCTAGTTCACCGTTAACTAttctacctccagtccacccaccAAGGTATATTTTTCTTatcacaaggacttaatccactaataaaaaaatttgattacAACTACAAAGACTACCCGTCAATGCCTTCTCAAGTATCGTGACTAACCTTAATCCCTCAAGGAAATCAACTTAAAGACTACCCGTCAATGACTTCTCGAGTATTCTGACTAAACATGTAGTCACTCAAGCAATTTAACCAATTGGTTAAAGTTACAAGGTTTGTGTTTatgaaatgcttcttaaaaagccgATACACACAATTACAATGCAACAGTATTTACAAAGAATGAAAGCTATAGAGCTTTCAAGATAGTAGTGGCTTTCTTCTCTGTGTAGATGCTTAACTTTTTGTTCTCAGTGTTTTGCtcttgatttttctttgaatatGTACATTGTAGTTATTTTTCTATTCAATATTCCAGTATATTTTTTCATTGCTTACAGATCTcctttatatagatgaagaatatATCCGTTGGATGGCGAAGTTGGAAATTCACAAATCATAGCTACAAAAAGACGTTTGATGCATAGAAGTAGAGTGGCGCTAGCAGCAGTGAGAGGAAGGATTGAACGTATTGAAAAAGTTGGTACTAACACATTTTCCTTTTTTACAGAGTAGCATAAATgatgtttattttgtattataatattatttccaCACTATCTTCCTTCAGTGAAAAAATCTTGAGTCAAAGGCTTCTGAATAAAGTTGTTGAAGCTTGATCAGAGTTTAGggtcattttctctctctttcgtTAACTTCTTGAGTTAAAGGcttctaataaaaaaaattgaagcttGATCAAAAAGTCTTCAATTCTTTAAGAACGTTGAGACTTCAGAGTCTTGAATCAGAGATATTTTGGATAAGATATTTTCATGATTTAACTTGATGTTTCTAGATGCAGATTCGCATGTAAACACATCTTGTATTCAATCATTGGTTCAAAGTGCATTTAGTGTCCAGAGTTCAGAGTTGCTCGTTCAAGTCCAAAACTTTCACTAGTCTAGAGTCCACAACTTGCTCGCCAAGAGTCCATAACTAATTATCAGATCCTGGGCACTTAATAAACCGTTATATAACCACAAAAAAAATTTCTCCTTACATTTTATACTTTTTTTATCAAAACTCAAGGATTAGTTGCAGAGccaaacttgttccaacaatctcccccaTTTTATGATGACAAATCCATGTATTTTGTATGAACAATTTTTTACTTTGGTAAACGCATAATAGTTTAAAACAATAGAGTTAGGTTTGTAAGCTCCCCGTGAGTTAAACTTTAATAAAATTTTCAACTTCGTCAAagtgaggtttgtaagctccctTTGAGAATATTATCAAAATTTTCATGACTTCTTCACATTAAGGTTTGCAAGCTCCCCCTGAGAGTAAGACTTAGAAGATGTTGATATTCCAGaaaattttaatcatatttaaaaagTGCATTGTTAAACATAGATCCGTTATGATCAGATTTATCAGAGTTATCACAAATATTTCTTAAGCGCAAAACATAAATAGATATTGCAATCATATTTATTTGCTTGAAAATAACCAAGATATATCATATGTTTGGGTTTCTATTTAGGAAATCAGATAtataaaaatcatttcttttactcCCCATTTgtcatcaataaaaaataatgagtAATAAGCACAAGATTGAAAACTAAAAGGATAAGAACATGAAATTCCATTGATTAAATCAAAGATTACAAAATGAAATGAAACAAGAACAATCCGAAAATTATATAGAAAACTCAAACATCTTACATATTTCTTCAATTAGACCCACAAATGACCTTTTTCTTCTGACCTTATTAACTATCTCAACCCTAAAGAAAAGCTTAGAAAGAAATCCTCCATACGAAATAAGAAAAGTCATTTTCCTGCGAGAAATAATGACCATTTCCTTGAGAAAGTTAAATATGGTTAAAGGAATCTTAACATGGACATGGTATTCGAGGAAGTATAGAAGATGCTTGTCCTCATAGGTAAGGATTTTCATCTCCAATTCCCTTTAATGAATCTTTGACATCAAAATTTGATGCCAGACTTTGGTCTTTCGACAAAGAGAAGCAGAACTGTTGATATGGTCTAAGTTGTCATAAATGTTAAAAATGAGAGACTCAGAGAAGGTAGAGTTAAAACGACATTGTTCAATGGTGGAACCCTATTTTCACAATTGATTTCCGCAACAATGAGGATGGGAGTGATAGTGATGGAAAAACCATAGACATATGAGTGGACAACCATATCATCTTGCCCCAAAAAAGAATATACAAAAAACTATTTGAAAGATTAGGGTAGATGGGACCGTTTAGCATGTTGAAATAGTTTCTCCATTTTTGTCTAAGAACATACTTCACTAGACCAAAACCTATATTTTTCAGTTCAGTGAAGTTGACCAAGTTCTCATTGATCACAAAAAGAAGTTCTTCATCACCATGGAGAGTTTTTGAAACCATTTTTGAAAAGAGATAAAAGAGATTTTAAACATGAAAGAATTAGACATATAGATGAatgaaagaatgaagagagaATGGTTTTTGAAATAGGAAAGAAAATGAAGAGTGAGAGACACTTAAAAACAATGGACGAATGAATTTAAgacaaattttttgaaaacacccataataaataatattaataatgccAAAATATTGATGAATTAGGAGAGAAAAATTATTTCATCTATTTCCGAGACATAGAGCTCCTAAAAGGTCATTTCAAACGTTTTGATAGTTGCATGCATGACACCTTTCATACTTCAGAATGTCAAAAACTTTTGACTGCCTTTTGATTTTCCTCAGAGTCCAATAGCTAGAGTTTCCCATGGAAATCTGAATTTTTTCCATCTGGATAGAGAACCTTCTAACTTTCAGAAGGCTAACTTTTCCAGAGCAGAATATCCAGATTCTCATTTTACATATTCAAAGGCAGAAGAATTTTTCAATCTGGACATATTTCCATTTTaagatttttcaaaataaatatgaatatgtCTTCTGCatggggttttgtaaagatataatcccattgatggtctgtatctatgaattttaaattaaaaatactcTTCTGAACATAATCTcttataaaatgatttttaattttaatatgctTTTCTCTTGAATGCAAAATGGGATTCTAggataaaaaaataattgaagtaTTATCACACAGGATAGGAATGTTACATTACTTAATTTGATAATCTTCTTGCTGAATCTTCATCCAAAGTATTTGTGTGTTGCATATCGAGGCTTCAATGTATTCAACTTCTGTTGTTGGTAGAGCTATTGTAGATTGCCTTTTGCTGGACCATAAAATCATATTTTCACCAAGAAACTGAAAGCTTCCACCGGTGCTTGTTTTTTCAAGTCTATCTCTAGCATAGTCAACATCACAATAACCTAATGAATTGTACTCCTTTAATTTTCTATATATCAAGCTAAGATTAGCAGTACCGTTCACATATCTAAAGATTCACTTAACAaatgttaagtgagattctctagaatctgattggaatcttgcacataagaaaatgttgaataaaATTTCAAGTCTAGAAGTAGTCAGATACATAAGAGAAATAATTATACCTCTGAATAATTTATGTTCTACCTATTTTCCTGCTTCATCTTTCTCAAGaatacatgttggatgcatatgagTCTTCGATGTATTAAATTCCTGATAAgtcaaacttcttcagaagttctctTGTATACTTTGTTTGATGAATGTAAGTTCCTTCTAAactttgattgatctggatccccaGGAAGAACTTTAGTCcccccatgagactcatctcaaactctgcctgcatagaaTCAGAATATTACTTGCAAAGAGTAGCATTAGCAGAACCAAAagtaatatcatcaacataaatttgaactaccataatatcatttttaaatgttttagatAAAGAGTTGTATAG is drawn from Vicia villosa cultivar HV-30 ecotype Madison, WI unplaced genomic scaffold, Vvil1.0 ctg.000256F_1_1, whole genome shotgun sequence and contains these coding sequences:
- the LOC131626037 gene encoding myb family transcription factor PHL11-like, producing MMESGERGGEGYDGVMMTMTRDPKPRLRWTADLHDRFVDAVTKLGGPDKATPKAVLRLMGLKGLTLYHLKSHLQKYRLGQNGRKQYEEQYKENNRCSYVNFSNHSSQTNTSYGGDNEEGEIPIAEALKQQIEVQKGLEEHFEVNKKLQMRIEAQEKYFQAVLEKAQTSLSQVGQSNLEFNSALSNFMENMNKDSKENIIDINEFYNKNHSSVFNYQEVLGAEENKELRPQVVGDSIQLDLNIKSGNELLCVDGAEMESKMVSYRVFQF